Proteins found in one Brachypodium distachyon strain Bd21 chromosome 5, Brachypodium_distachyon_v3.0, whole genome shotgun sequence genomic segment:
- the LOC100822500 gene encoding transcription factor ILI1 has protein sequence MSSSSRRSRSRRAGSSLPSSSRRSISEEQVSELLSKLQALLPDSQPRNGAHRGAASRVVQDTCSYIRSLQQEVDDLSETLAALLASDAVPSDQAALIRSLLM, from the exons ATGTCGTCGAGCAGCCGGAGGTCACGCTCACGGCGCGCCGGGAGCTCGCTGCCGTCGTCGTCAAGGAGGTCCATCTCAGAGGAGCAGGTCTCCGAGCTCCTCTCCAAGCTGCAGGCGCTGCTCCCTGACTCCCAACCTCGTAATGGCGCTCACAGG GGGGCGGCGTCGAGGGTGGTGCAGGATACGTGCAGCTACATCCGGAGCCTGCAGCAGGAGGTGGACGACCTCAGCGAGACGCTCGCCGCGCTGCTCGCCTCCGACGCCGTCCCCAGCGACCAGGCCGCCCTCATCCGGAGCCTCCTCATGTGA
- the LOC106865544 gene encoding uncharacterized protein LOC106865544: MAWRKIPCGRGGRSFEVADEPAPAALHYRAWADPEPAAVPSPFHPSPFNSAEFRHRCSLFSGHGHLSFSAHHYHPTDRFPSADGAPQGRSRRHAKQGRRRRCGRTDTDAGRPSCPSLSLGLVAKIHGRLPFLDRLAFAAAFVEPCKDLFEPEPPCLLLPDKTSDTARLFSLAERRAFSARVPDPAMRERDYLVIGSNHGWLATADDRGQIHLANPTTGAQH, from the exons ATGGCATGGCGAAAAATTCCTTGTGGGAGAGGCGGCCGGAGCTTCGAGGTTGCAGAtgagccggcgccggctgctctCCACTACCGTGCATGGGCCGACCCCGAGCCCGCCGCTGTTCCTTCGCCCTTCCATCCGTCGCCATTCAATTCCGCGGAG TTCCGCCACCGCTGCTCCTTGTTCTCCGGCCATGGCCACCTCTCCTTCTCAG cCCACCACTACCACCCGACCGATCGATTTCCATCTGCCGATGGAGCGCCGCAAgggcgcagccgccgccatgcgaagcaaggccgccgccggcgctgtgGCCGCACCGATACCGACGCCGGCAGACCCTCCTGCCCCAGCCTCTCGCTGGGCCTAGTCGCCAAAATCCACGGtcgcctccccttcctcgaccgcctcgccttcgccgccgccttcgtcgAGCCCTGCAAAGACCTGTTCGAGCCGGAGCCGCCATGTCTCCTCCTGCCCGACAAGACCTCCGACACCGCCAGGCTCTTCTCCCTCGCCGAACGCCGCGCCTTCTCCGCGCGCGTGCCGGACCCGGCGATGCGCGAGCGGGACTACCTGGTCATCGGCTCGAACCACGGGTGgctcgccaccgccgacgaCCGCGGCCAGATCCACCTCGCCAACCCGACCACCGGCGCGCAGCACTAG
- the LOC100826816 gene encoding F-box protein At2g17036, whose product MGVFYLRQDRRHFSVIIKDFLAARYGGGPPFELHSRGPHGYGTCTYSACQMRMWFYRKLVLSDSPRPGTYAAMLILEPKIGAPAFATAEDPAWRLARSPDGVEDAIFQPDDGKFWSVSYTGVVESWERDADTGMYQSTPVAPMLALPAINPCPRKYLVAAPGGRLMVVLKYSEVNEGRYSQDRPCRCSFKVHVLGDGGLWEETTDIGEAALFVGVSTSGRPEIMANCVYYADDDLGKATVYKRSRGVGVYNLNHGAMTCLELGPHDGSSSWPPPAWMTPSIP is encoded by the coding sequence ATGGGCGTCTTCTACCTCCGGCAGGACCGCCGACATTTCTCCGTCATCATAAAGGACTTCCTGGCCGCCCGgtacggcggcggcccgccGTTCGAGCTCCACAGCCGGGGTCCCCATGGGTACGGGACGTGCACGTACTCCGCGTGCCAGATGCGCATGTGGTTCTACCGGAAGTTGGTCCTCTCGGACTCCCCGCGCCCCGGGACCTACGCCGCCATGCTCATCCTTGAACCCAAAATCGGTGCCCCGGCCTTCGCCACGGCGGAGGACCCCGCGTGGCGGCTCGCGCGGTCTCCCGACGGCGTCGAGGACGCCATATTCCAGCCCGACGACGGCAAGTTCTGGTCCGTCTCCTACACCGGCGTGGTGGAGTCCTGGGAGCGCGACGCCGATACCGGCATGTACCAGAGCACGCCCGTCGCGCCGATGCTGGCACTGCCTGCCATTAACCCGTGCCCGCGCAAGTACCtcgtggcggcgccgggcggGCGGCTGATGGTGGTGCTCAAGTACTCCGAGGTGAACGAGGGACGGTACAGCCAGGACAGGCCGTGTCGGTGCTCCTTCAAGGTACACGtcctcggcgacggcgggctgTGGGAGGAGACGACGGACATTGGCGAGGCCGCGCTGTTCGTCGGGGTGTCCACGAGTGGCCGCCCGGAGATCATGGCCAACTGCGTCTACTACGCTGACGACGACCTCGGGAAGGCGACCGTGTACAAGCGTTCGCGGGGCGTCGGGGTGTACAACCTGAATCACGGAGCCATGACGTGCCTCGAGCTAGGGCCGCACGACGGCAGCAGCTCCTGGCCACCGCCAGCATGGATGACGCCCTCCATCCCATGA